A single genomic interval of Rosistilla ulvae harbors:
- a CDS encoding pseudouridine synthase yields the protein MPNPPRKKKSPQTKVASESETSMVRLQRVLASAGFGSRRKCEELITEGRVDIDGQPVIELGTRVDPRASKIRVDGVSIRPAKLVYFALNKPVGIVTTNRDPQGRPRVIDLINEHQRVFPVGRLDRNSEGLILMTNDGDLSEMLAHPRHGVRKTYQVTVAGLVQAETLKQMREGVHFHEGRFQVDGVSVKRTRGKATELEIVLREGKNREIRRILARLGHKVVQLKRTAIGTLKLGDLPTGAYRPLDSREVKKLRDEVAASQAAAESDQPPRPRKGGARKGVARKTGPATGRPTAGRPTAGKPSAGGKMGAGRGKGVGRAAQAKPAGRRPGSSDIIISSESTGGLGGTVIGAPELAAPPAKPKRPAAGRRGTKKGATRGGAAARGKRKRR from the coding sequence ATGCCCAACCCGCCCCGCAAAAAGAAGAGCCCTCAAACGAAAGTCGCCAGCGAATCCGAGACCTCCATGGTGCGGCTGCAGCGCGTGTTGGCATCGGCCGGATTTGGCAGCCGGCGGAAGTGTGAGGAGTTGATCACCGAGGGGCGTGTCGATATCGACGGCCAACCCGTCATCGAACTCGGGACCCGCGTCGATCCGCGCGCGTCGAAGATCCGCGTCGACGGCGTCTCGATCAGGCCGGCCAAACTTGTCTACTTCGCGCTCAACAAACCTGTCGGGATCGTCACGACCAACCGCGATCCGCAAGGTCGCCCGCGAGTGATCGATCTGATCAACGAACACCAACGCGTCTTTCCCGTCGGTCGATTGGATCGCAACAGCGAAGGTCTGATCTTGATGACCAACGATGGCGACCTTTCGGAAATGCTCGCCCACCCGCGGCATGGCGTTCGGAAGACCTATCAGGTGACGGTGGCGGGACTGGTTCAAGCCGAGACGCTCAAGCAGATGCGAGAAGGAGTCCACTTCCACGAGGGACGGTTCCAAGTCGATGGCGTCAGCGTGAAGCGGACCCGCGGCAAAGCGACCGAGTTGGAGATCGTGCTTCGCGAAGGAAAGAACCGCGAAATCCGCCGGATCCTGGCTCGGTTGGGACATAAAGTCGTCCAGCTGAAGCGGACAGCGATCGGAACATTAAAGCTGGGCGATCTGCCGACCGGCGCCTATCGGCCGCTAGACAGTCGCGAAGTCAAGAAGCTGCGCGATGAAGTCGCTGCGTCGCAAGCGGCTGCCGAATCCGACCAACCGCCGCGTCCTCGCAAGGGCGGAGCGCGAAAGGGTGTCGCTCGAAAAACCGGCCCCGCGACCGGAAGACCTACTGCGGGCCGACCCACTGCTGGCAAGCCGTCAGCTGGCGGTAAGATGGGAGCTGGCCGAGGGAAGGGCGTCGGGCGAGCGGCCCAAGCCAAGCCGGCTGGCCGACGACCCGGATCAAGCGATATCATTATTTCGTCCGAATCGACCGGCGGCTTGGGCGGGACCGTGATCGGAGCTCCCGAACTGGCAGCTCCTCCGGCGAAGCCCAAGCGTCCTGCGGCGGGCCGTCGCGGGACCAAGAAGGGTGCAACGCGTGGCGGTGCCGCAGCCCGCGGTAAACGCAAACGCCGATAG
- a CDS encoding type I phosphomannose isomerase catalytic subunit: MQAPLRFQPLFREYIWGARRLGSVLGKPIGDAPRYAESWEIVDHGEDQSIVADGPLAGQSLSDLLRTSAADLLGAELACDRFPLLLKYLDCDRVLSVQVHPDDAYAQKMTPPDLGKTEAWYIIAADPGSLIYAGLKAGVGPEELRAACAAGRTEDVLHTLQPSAGDCVFIPAGTVHALGSGLLVAEIQQSSDTTFRLFDWNRVDDAGNSRPLHVSQAIEVTDYGRGPVEFQKPQSLPTGGQRLVGCDKFFLDRYCGGSQHEVGGDGRFRILTVVTGGASVAWRDGQSMPLPLGQTVLLPASLGQVQLLGGDADTVVLCMGMP; encoded by the coding sequence ATGCAAGCTCCGCTCCGCTTCCAACCCCTGTTTCGTGAATACATCTGGGGGGCGCGTCGGTTGGGGAGTGTGTTGGGCAAGCCGATTGGCGATGCTCCGCGGTACGCCGAGAGCTGGGAGATCGTCGACCATGGCGAGGATCAAAGCATCGTCGCCGACGGGCCGCTGGCCGGCCAATCGCTCTCGGATCTGCTCCGCACTTCCGCCGCCGATCTGCTGGGGGCCGAACTGGCTTGCGACCGTTTTCCGCTGCTGCTGAAATACCTCGACTGCGACCGCGTCCTGTCGGTCCAAGTCCATCCCGACGACGCCTACGCGCAAAAGATGACGCCGCCCGATCTGGGCAAGACCGAAGCCTGGTACATCATCGCAGCCGATCCGGGCAGTCTGATCTACGCCGGGCTCAAGGCTGGCGTGGGGCCCGAGGAGCTTCGCGCCGCGTGCGCCGCCGGACGCACCGAAGATGTTCTGCACACCTTGCAGCCATCGGCTGGCGATTGCGTCTTCATCCCCGCCGGGACGGTCCACGCGTTGGGGAGCGGTTTGCTGGTCGCTGAAATCCAGCAGTCGAGCGATACGACGTTTCGGCTGTTCGACTGGAACCGCGTCGACGATGCGGGGAACAGCCGCCCGCTGCACGTCAGCCAAGCGATCGAAGTGACCGATTACGGCCGCGGGCCTGTCGAGTTTCAGAAGCCGCAATCGCTGCCGACCGGCGGCCAGCGATTGGTCGGCTGCGATAAGTTTTTCCTCGATCGCTACTGCGGCGGTTCGCAACACGAAGTCGGCGGCGACGGGCGGTTCCGGATCCTGACAGTCGTCACCGGGGGGGCGTCTGTCGCTTGGCGGGATGGGCAGTCGATGCCTCTTCCGCTGGGCCAGACCGTTCTGTTGCCCGCGTCGCTGGGCCAGGTGCAGCTGTTGGGAGGCGACGCCGATACCGTCGTCCTCTGCATGGGCATGCCGTAA
- a CDS encoding membrane or secreted protein encodes MRYSLAIIAAIGFVSVGCRGYRTPFNTSPGTTQQQRFEAVAHDPYPENDLGPEVVGGRPRDYQKPIAEPVRDKMYSEKRSWFSN; translated from the coding sequence ATGCGATATTCCCTTGCGATCATCGCTGCGATTGGCTTCGTTTCGGTTGGCTGCCGCGGGTATAGGACGCCGTTCAACACGTCCCCCGGCACGACACAACAGCAACGATTTGAAGCGGTCGCACACGATCCTTACCCCGAAAACGACTTGGGGCCTGAAGTTGTCGGCGGTCGCCCGCGGGACTATCAGAAACCGATTGCCGAACCGGTCCGCGATAAGATGTACAGCGAGAAACGCTCCTGGTTTTCCAATTGA